Proteins encoded in a region of the Papio anubis isolate 15944 chromosome 14, Panubis1.0, whole genome shotgun sequence genome:
- the POLE4 gene encoding DNA polymerase epsilon subunit 4, with amino-acid sequence MAAAAAAGSGTPREEEGPAGEAAALQPQAPTSVPGARLSRLPLARVKALVKADPDVTLAGQEAIFILARAAELFVETIAKDAYCCAQQGKRKTLQRRDLDNAIEAVDEFAFLEGTLD; translated from the exons atggcagcggcggcggcggcaggaaGCGGGACACCCCGAGAGGAGGAGGGACCTGCTGGGGAGGCAGCGGCCTTGCAGCCCCAAGCCCCAACGAGTGTGCCTGGGGCTCGTCTCTCGAGGTTGCCTCTGGCGCGAGTGAAGGCCTTGGTGAAGGCGGACCCCGACGTGACGCTAGCGGGACAGGAAGCCATCTTCATTCTGGCACGAGCCGCG GAACTGTTTGTGGAGACCATTGCAAAAGATGCCTACTGTTGTGCTCAgcagggaaaaaggaaaactctTCAGAGGAGAGACTTGG ATAATGCAATAGAAGCTGTGGATGAATTTGCTTTTCTGGAAG GTACTTTGGATTGA